The following are encoded in a window of Silene latifolia isolate original U9 population unplaced genomic scaffold, ASM4854445v1 scaffold_343, whole genome shotgun sequence genomic DNA:
- the LOC141639333 gene encoding uncharacterized protein LOC141639333, whose product MTGWSKPNEGWVKVNVDEGVEEGWGAGFGAICRGSEGQVLWGLSERRRSTMEPRVAEAEAVLMSIQEARRRGHTNIVVESDRKSLIDALKTKDTERSDFHLVLHDIYRFYNSFACISWSFVSLKYNRVAHELAHWGSMHYGRNIWAGVLPCMA is encoded by the coding sequence ATGACGGGATGGAGTAAGCCAAATGAGGGATGGGTGAAGGTGAATGTGGATGAGGGAGTGGAGGAGGGATGGGGAGCGGGGTTTGGTGCGATCTGTCGAGGGAGTGAGGGTCAGGTGCTATGGGGACTGTCGGAGAGACGGAGGAGTACGATGGAGCCACGGGTGGCCGAAGCTGAAGCGGTTCTGATGAGTATACAAGAGGCGAGACGAAGAGGCCATACAAACATAGTGGTGGAAAGCGATCGCAAAAGCTTGATTGATGCGTTGAAGACGAAGGATACAGAACGGAGTGATTTCCATTTAGTTTTGCATGATATTTATCGTTTTTATAACTCTTTTGCTTGCATTTCTTGGAGTTTTGTTAGTCTAAAGTACAATAGAGTAGCGCACGAACTAGCTCACTGGGGTTCGATGCATTATGGTAGGAATATTTGGGCCGGAGTCTTACCTTGTATGGCTTAA